Genomic DNA from Vibrio tubiashii ATCC 19109:
AAGTAACCAAGGTTCAGGCGTTTTTTACTATTTAATCATTTCTACATACGATGAGTTTAGACAGCGTATGGTGACAAAAGGCTCTGCATTTTTGGGAGATAGAGTCCGAATCAAAGATATTTCTGTTAATGAAAATCAAGTGACGGTGAAACTCTTACAACGTGATGAACATCAAGCAATGTCAGAAGAACCTTCTCAATTAACCACTATACTTTTCAAGGTAACTGAGCAAGATAGCTTAGCAAAGCAATAGGTTTAAATACCCAAGTTATCCGCATTGAATTCAGTATTGAGTATGTGTGATAGATTGCTTATGATTTGACCTAACAAGTTATGAGATGGAATTTAATTGTCGTTAACGGAGTAAACTATGATCAATAAACGTTTTTTCAAAACGAAAAATGAAGTTGAAGTTACCTTTGAGCTTGCAGCGGAAGAAGTAGGTCAATCTGTCGCTATCGTTGCTGATTTTTTAGATTGGCAGCCAACGGAAATGAAGAAAGTGGCGAAATCGAAGTCATACAAGTTTAAGACTCGTTTGCCAAAAGATAGTCAGTTCGAATTTAGGTATCTGGTAGATAAAGAAAAATGGATCAATGATCCGAACGCAGACCAATATCGACCAAATGGGTTTGGTGAAGATAACGGTCTAGTGTCGACCTATCAGTAACAGCGATAACTTTAGAAGTAACTGCTAATTTAGACCAATAAAGGCGCAATCTGCGCCTTTTTTAGTTTAAATCTGACATTTCGCAGGTGACAACTTCTAGATAAATTCGTAACCTTATGCCTTTGTTTATATCAGGTAATAGGTCAAATTGTGCTAACTAGAAGTTTGAAGACCCGCTTCCAACAGCTGTCTAGAC
This window encodes:
- a CDS encoding isoamylase early set domain-containing protein, producing MINKRFFKTKNEVEVTFELAAEEVGQSVAIVADFLDWQPTEMKKVAKSKSYKFKTRLPKDSQFEFRYLVDKEKWINDPNADQYRPNGFGEDNGLVSTYQ